A segment of the Hallerella succinigenes genome:
ACTTTTGCAAATAAGCCAGGTGCAAACGTGCAAATTTTTGACGTGAAGGGTCACCTGATCGAAACGATTCGGATTGACGCTTGAATTAATTACGCTTCTTTCCCGAGCACGGCGCGGGCGAGCTGATCAGCGCATGATGTCGGCTTCCCGCCACAGGTGTTCCCGAGCAACTTGGCTGCAATGTCTTCGGCCTTCATGCCTTCGCAAAGTTTTGCAATGGCCTTGAGGTTTCCGTTGCAACCACCCGTAAAGCGGATATTACGGATAAAGTCTCCGTCACGCGTGAACTGGATTGTTGTGGCGCATGTACCTTTTGTCTTGAACGTCTCTTCCATAATAAACTCGCTGTTTTTTTGCATCAAAAATAGAAAGTCTTGGCTCGGAGCGTCATCGACCTTTTCGCCAAGCCGTAAATCTGTGTATAGGCGACATCGGCCACAAGCCGCTGCCCATTCAAAATCAGAAAGTGCTTGAAGGTACTCGGGTCTTCATCGTCAACTCCTCTGGCATACAAGCGGAAAATACCAAAGACTATACACTTGTGCGCTAGATATAGATTCAAAAATCTAGTTTGTTAATTGGCCCGAGGTTTCTTGCACTTTATGACAACCTATTTTGTTTATATTTACATTGGAATAGTTTGACTTTTATGTCCTACGAATACAGCGAAAATATCCTCGTTCAAGAGAGCGCCGGCAACCTGCTCCAGCATGAGTTGGGCTGGCGTGTTGTATTTGCGTATAATGAAGAAAAATTAGGCGAAAACGGAACATTCGGGCGCACCTCTTACAGAGAAGTTTTGTTGCATCGGTATTTTCGCGAAGCACTTCAGAAGCTGAATCCGTGGATAACGCCTACGCAAATTGACGAAGCCGTACAAAAGTTCACGGCGACGCTCAGCACGTCATCACTGCTCCAAATCAACGAAGAAAAGTACGGCTTTATTCGCGATGGCATTCCTGTCTCTTACAAGAAACCTGATGGAACTTCGGATGTCAAGCGGGCTCTTGTCATTGATTTTTTGAATCCGGAGAATAACGATTTTCTCGCCGTCAAGGAGATGAAAATTCACGGCGAAATTTATCGCCGCCGTACCGATATTGTCGGCTTTGTTAATGGCATCCCGCTTTTGTTTGTGGAACTCAAGCGTAACGATGTCGCTGTGCAAAACGCCTACGACGACAACTACACGGATTATCTTTCGACGATTCCACAACTTTTCTATTACAACGCATTTTTGATGCTTTCTAATGGCGTAGAAGCGAAAGTCGGCACGCTTGGCAGTAAGTATGACTTTTTCCACGAATGGAAACGCCTCAAGGAATCCGATGCGGGTTCCGTTGCGCTCCAGACGATGCTTCGCGGGATTTGCAAAAAAGAAACATTCCTTGACCTGTTGGCGAATTTCATTCTTTACGATCATTCCGATGGAAATACGGTCAAGATTCTCGCCCGCAACCACCAGTATCTTGGCGTAAACGAAGCTTTCAAGGCATACGAAGACCGCAAACTTCGCAATGGCAAGTTGGGCGTTTTCTGGCATACGCAGGGGAGTGGCAAAAGCTACTCGATGTTGTTCTTGTCGCAGAAGATTCGCCGTTGTGCAAAAGGTTCGCCCACAATCGTCATCCTTACGGACCGTGACGAACTGAATAAACAAATTAGCGATACGTTTGAAAATTGCGGAATGCTCGGCAAGGTAAAAGCATCCAAGTTCATTGCCACGAGCGGGAACGACCTTGTCGCAAAACTCAAGGGCAATCCGAGTTTCATCTTCACGCTGATTCAAAAGTTCAACAAGAAAGATTTGACCCCGATTTATCCGGATCACGATATTTTAGTGATGTCCGACGAAGCGCACCGCAGCCAGAATGGAATTTTTGCAGACAACATGTGTGCCTTGCTTCCGACGGCTTCGCGTATCGGCTTTACGGGCACTCCGCTTTTGAAAGATGACAACATCACCGAAAGAACTTTCGGCGGCTACATTTCTATTTACGATTTCAAGCGAGCCGTAGAAGATGGTGCGACAGTTCCGCTCTATTACGAAAATCGTGCCGACAAAATCAAGGAACTCAAGAATCCAGAAATTACCGACAAGATTCTCAATGCGATTGAAGCCGCAGACCTTGACCCGGAACAGCAAGAAAAATTGGAAAAGGATTTTGCCAAGGAATACCACCTGCTTACAGCAGAACCGCGATTGCGCTTGGTTGCAAAAGATTTTGCACATCATTATTCAGACCTTTGGACTAGCGGCAAGGCGATGTTTGTTTGCCTGAACAAGGTGACTTGCGTTCGCATGTACAATTACGTTCAGGAATATTGGGCCGAAGAAATCGTAGCTCTCGAAAAGCAGTTGAAAACTGCAACCCAGCAAGAAGCCCAGGAACTGGAGCGCAAAATCCAGTGGATGCGCGAAACGGAAATGGCTGTCGTCGTAAGCCAAGAACAGAACGAGCAACAGACATTTGCCAAGTGGGGCTTGGACATTACTCCGCACCGCACCAAGATGGAAAAGCGGGAACTGGATAAGGAATTCAAGGACCCCAAAAATAAATTCCGCGTTGTGTTCGTTTGTGCCATGTGGCTCACCGGTTTCGATGTCAAGTGCCTCAGTTGCCTTTACTTGGATAAACTGTTGAAAGCGCATACGCTGATGCAGACGATTGCCCGTGCGAACCGTGTGAATGAAGGCAAGAGTAACGGCCTGATTGTGGATTATGCTGGCATCGTAAAGGCGTTGCGCAAGGCTCTCGCCGATTATACGAATAATGTAAGCGGCGGACGTGCCGACCCGACAATCGACAAGTCGGAATTGCTGAATCGCATTATCGAAGTCATTGCGAAAACGGAAGCATTCCTAGATGAAGTCGATGCTTCCCTTGCAAAAGTTGTTGAATCCAAGGGCTTTGATAAGATTGCCGCGATTCAAGACACGGCAAATGCCGTCTGTTCTTCGGCTGAAAACAAGAAGACCTTCTCCACATACGCCGCCGAACTTTCTCGCCTGGTACGCTACACGAACCGCGAAGACGTCACAGCCGAAAATCGCGACAAGATAAACGCGATTGACGCGGTCGCCCGCAACCTGAAGGCAAAACGCCGTCATGTGACCAATGTGGATTTGATGGTGGAACTGAACAAGATTGTGAACGAATACGTTCAGATGGACGTAGGCGGTAAAAAGAACCCCAAGCAGTTCGACATCAGCAAGATTGACTTTGAATTGCTCGGCCGTGAATTCGCCAAGGCAAAGCGCAAGAACCTTTTGCTCCGCGATTTGGAAGAACTGTTAAAGGAGCGACTTTCTTTGCTGTTGGCGACCAACTCCAGCAGAATCAATTTTTACGAGCGTTACCAAGAAATCATCAATGCTTACAATAGCGAACAGGACCGTGCTACCATCGAAAAGACCTTTATGGACTTGATGGATTTGGCATCATCCATGGATACTGAACAACAACGCTTTGTCCGTGAAGGTTTCAAGAACGACGAAGAACTCTCCATGTATGACTTGCTTTTCAAGGATAACTTGAGCAAGCAGGACATCAAAAAATTGAAAACCGTCGCCGTAGAATTGCTCGAAAAGATAAAGGCAAAAATCGAAAGCCTTGATCATTGGACCGACAAACAAGAAACCAAGGCCGCGGTGGATACCCTCATTCGTGACACGCTCTGGAAAGAGTTGCCCGAAAGTTACGACGATGTGGCCATCAACATGTATCGCGCCCGAGTTTACGAATACGTTTACACCCATTATAGAGTAGCATAAATCTGGAGGCCCAGTGCGTATAGAAGATATTCTCGCCATGGAAGAATCCCAGACTTTTGCACGCAATTCCCATATTGCGGAATACTTGAAAGATTACAAGTACGTGAAGGATTTCGGCGAAGGTGTGGACCGTATGTGCCGGGAAATGGAAGCGCAGGGGTTGCCCAAGCCGGAATACAAACAGGACTCCTTTATTTTGAAGGCCATTATTCGAAATTCGGGTTATGTTTTAAAAAAAGCTGACTTTGTTCCGGAAAAGGTTGACTTTAATCCTAAAAAGGTTGACGTTCCTCCGAAAAAAGTTGACTTTGACCTGCAAAAACTTAACTTTGAAAAAATGGTAGACGCTTCAACGTACAATATAACGATGAAAAGGCACATGAAGGCAATGATTGCCGAAGTTGGGTTGCAACAGGTTTTTGGAGCCAAGTATGTTGCCAATTCCCTTAAGGTTAGCAAAACTGCCGCAATCGGAATTATAAAGAAAATGTTTAGTTTGGGTGTTATAAAGCCCGTGCAAGGAAATGGCAAAGGGAAATACATGCTCAATCAAGAAACTAGCAAGGACCAAAATGGATAACAAGAGCTTAAAGAAACTTGAAGCCGATTTGTGGGAATCTGCGGACTTGCTCCGTGCCGATTCCAAGTTGACGTCGAATCAGTATTGCATGCCTGTTTTGGGACTTTTGTTCCTGCGTTATGCCTATGGCCGCTTCAAGAGAGTCGAAGCCGAAATTCTCAAGAACCGCCCGAGTCGCGGTGGCCGCGTGCTTCCTGTTGAACCTAGCGATTTTGCGTCCAAGAGTGCGTTGTTTCTCCCGAAAGAAGCGCAATTTGATTACCTGGTGAACTTGCCCGCAAATATTGCATCGGCAAAACTCAAGAACGCGCACGGTCAGCCGCTCAACAGCCTTGGCGAAGTCGTGAACAACGCCATGGAACTTGTCGAAGCCCAGAGTGAAAAGCTGAAGGGCGTATTGCCCAAGACCTACACCGATTTCAAGGACGAACTGCTTGCCGAACTTTTGCGCACCTTCAACAACAATGCCCTCGACGATGTGGGCGGCGACGTGATGGGCCGAATTTACGAGTACTTCCTCAGTAAATTTGCCAAGAATATCGCTAGCGACGATGGCGTGTTTTTTACGCCCAAGTCCTTGGTGAAAATGATCGTAAATGTGCTGGAGCCCGCTTATGGCGTGCTTTTGGACCCTGCCTGCGGAAGCGGTGGCATGTTCGTGCAGACCGGCGACTTTGTAAATGCGGCGGGCATGGCAAGCAACGAAACCATGACCTTTTACGGCCAAGAAAAGGTGGAATACAACGCACAGCTTTGCCAGATGAACATGGCTGTTCACGGGCTTACCGGAGTTGTAAAATCGGGCGACGAGGCGAACTCCTTCTATCACGATGCGCACAACCTTGCTGGCGAATGCGATTACGTGATGGCGAACCCGCCCTTCAATGTGGATAAGGTAAAAGCGGAAAGCTGCCTGAATGCCGGGCGACTCCCTTTCGGGCTCCCTGCGGTAAACAAGGACAAGGAAATCGGCAACGGAAACTACCTGTGGATTTCTTACTTTTACAGTTACCTGAACGAAACCGGCCGCGCGGGCTTTGTGATGGCCGCCTCCGCGACAGATAGCCAGAGCAAGGACAAGGACATCCGCGAAAAGCTGGTGGCTACGGGACACGTGGATTGCATGATAAGTGTGGGCAACAAC
Coding sequences within it:
- a CDS encoding HsdM family class I SAM-dependent methyltransferase, translated to MDNKSLKKLEADLWESADLLRADSKLTSNQYCMPVLGLLFLRYAYGRFKRVEAEILKNRPSRGGRVLPVEPSDFASKSALFLPKEAQFDYLVNLPANIASAKLKNAHGQPLNSLGEVVNNAMELVEAQSEKLKGVLPKTYTDFKDELLAELLRTFNNNALDDVGGDVMGRIYEYFLSKFAKNIASDDGVFFTPKSLVKMIVNVLEPAYGVLLDPACGSGGMFVQTGDFVNAAGMASNETMTFYGQEKVEYNAQLCQMNMAVHGLTGVVKSGDEANSFYHDAHNLAGECDYVMANPPFNVDKVKAESCLNAGRLPFGLPAVNKDKEIGNGNYLWISYFYSYLNETGRAGFVMAASATDSQSKDKDIREKLVATGHVDCMISVGNNFFYTKSLPCTLWFFDKGKRKKIQDKVLFIDARNYYTVVDRTLNEWNEWQLKNLNAIVWLYRGETDKYEYLLVEYRNALLAYADTTEDKQLEKILRKSAKIAKIFAELKEHRETLRAQAKSAVEAADKKSKKKTQEEWDTRLAELDEIIGVAKEADWLYEKFGDGKYKDILGLCKIATRAEIAEKNYSLTPGAYVGVAPVEDDGVDFAERMTEIHQELLKLQDESNALMKTISKNMKEMGL
- a CDS encoding TIGR03905 family TSCPD domain-containing protein; amino-acid sequence: MEETFKTKGTCATTIQFTRDGDFIRNIRFTGGCNGNLKAIAKLCEGMKAEDIAAKLLGNTCGGKPTSCADQLARAVLGKEA
- a CDS encoding type I restriction endonuclease subunit R is translated as MSYEYSENILVQESAGNLLQHELGWRVVFAYNEEKLGENGTFGRTSYREVLLHRYFREALQKLNPWITPTQIDEAVQKFTATLSTSSLLQINEEKYGFIRDGIPVSYKKPDGTSDVKRALVIDFLNPENNDFLAVKEMKIHGEIYRRRTDIVGFVNGIPLLFVELKRNDVAVQNAYDDNYTDYLSTIPQLFYYNAFLMLSNGVEAKVGTLGSKYDFFHEWKRLKESDAGSVALQTMLRGICKKETFLDLLANFILYDHSDGNTVKILARNHQYLGVNEAFKAYEDRKLRNGKLGVFWHTQGSGKSYSMLFLSQKIRRCAKGSPTIVILTDRDELNKQISDTFENCGMLGKVKASKFIATSGNDLVAKLKGNPSFIFTLIQKFNKKDLTPIYPDHDILVMSDEAHRSQNGIFADNMCALLPTASRIGFTGTPLLKDDNITERTFGGYISIYDFKRAVEDGATVPLYYENRADKIKELKNPEITDKILNAIEAADLDPEQQEKLEKDFAKEYHLLTAEPRLRLVAKDFAHHYSDLWTSGKAMFVCLNKVTCVRMYNYVQEYWAEEIVALEKQLKTATQQEAQELERKIQWMRETEMAVVVSQEQNEQQTFAKWGLDITPHRTKMEKRELDKEFKDPKNKFRVVFVCAMWLTGFDVKCLSCLYLDKLLKAHTLMQTIARANRVNEGKSNGLIVDYAGIVKALRKALADYTNNVSGGRADPTIDKSELLNRIIEVIAKTEAFLDEVDASLAKVVESKGFDKIAAIQDTANAVCSSAENKKTFSTYAAELSRLVRYTNREDVTAENRDKINAIDAVARNLKAKRRHVTNVDLMVELNKIVNEYVQMDVGGKKNPKQFDISKIDFELLGREFAKAKRKNLLLRDLEELLKERLSLLLATNSSRINFYERYQEIINAYNSEQDRATIEKTFMDLMDLASSMDTEQQRFVREGFKNDEELSMYDLLFKDNLSKQDIKKLKTVAVELLEKIKAKIESLDHWTDKQETKAAVDTLIRDTLWKELPESYDDVAINMYRARVYEYVYTHYRVA
- a CDS encoding ATP-binding protein produces the protein MEESQTFARNSHIAEYLKDYKYVKDFGEGVDRMCREMEAQGLPKPEYKQDSFILKAIIRNSGYVLKKADFVPEKVDFNPKKVDVPPKKVDFDLQKLNFEKMVDASTYNITMKRHMKAMIAEVGLQQVFGAKYVANSLKVSKTAAIGIIKKMFSLGVIKPVQGNGKGKYMLNQETSKDQNG